From the genome of Candidatus Methylomirabilota bacterium:
CAGTGCTCTGGTCAAGCGCTTCGTGTCGGAGGCAGGATCCAGCGAGGTTCAAACGCTGTTGACGGGGGGTGAGCCGGTTGCATCGGCCACCATCGCGTACGCGGAGCTCTATTCCGGCCTCACGCGACGGCACCGGGAGGGCGTCCTCTCGCGACTCCAGTACCGGCTCGCATGCAGGCGTTTCGAGCGGGACTGGCTGGCGCTCGTCAAGGTGGAGCTGGGTGCCGAGATCCTGCTTTCGGCACGGGGTCTCATCCAGCGTCACGGCATGCGTGCCTTCGACGCCATCCACCTCGCCTCGGCGCTCGGGCTGCAGGCGGCCGCGAACGAGCCCGTGACCTTCGTCGCCGCGGACCAGCGGCTGTTGCGGGCCGCCGCTGGTGAGCGGCTGGCGACCGTCAACCCTGAAGCCCGGGGTCGATAGTGATGGAATTGCCATGACTGAACGACGCAGGTTCCTCACGGCGGCCAGCGCTGGAATGGCGGCCGTCGCTGCCACCTTCGCCGATGCCCCCCGCGTCATCGCCCAGCCGAAGGTCCAGTGGCGGATGTCCACCGCGTTTCCTCCGGCGCTCGACGTGATCCACGGCGCGGCGCAGCGGCTCGGGAAGGTCGTCGAGGAGATGAGCGGCGGGCGGTTCCGCATCGAGGTCTTTCCCGGCGGCCAGATCATGCAGCCGTTCGAATGCTTCGAGGCCACCTTCCGGGGGACGATCGAGGCGTTCATGGGCTCGGGACAGTACTGGATCGACAAGGAGCCTGCGCTCGAGTGGTTCTCGACTATCCCGTTCGGCATGAGCCCCCAGGGGATGGCCGCCTGGTACCACCAGGGCGACGGCCTGGAACGTTCGGAGGAGGCCCACGCTCCCTTCAACATCGTGCCGCGCCCCGCGCCGGGCGTGGCCCCGCAGATGCTCGGATGGTTCCGGAACAAGAT
Proteins encoded in this window:
- a CDS encoding type II toxin-antitoxin system VapC family toxin, whose protein sequence is MTYLDTSALVKRFVSEAGSSEVQTLLTGGEPVASATIAYAELYSGLTRRHREGVLSRLQYRLACRRFERDWLALVKVELGAEILLSARGLIQRHGMRAFDAIHLASALGLQAAANEPVTFVAADQRLLRAAAGERLATVNPEARGR